Within Pungitius pungitius chromosome 18, fPunPun2.1, whole genome shotgun sequence, the genomic segment CACAGAAGGGACAGACTATGAGATAGTTCGTTACAcgacaataaataaatagagcgATCTCTAGAATTCCACCAGCCAAGTGGGCAGTGAAGGGACTGCTTTCGTCTGTACTCCTTCATAGTTTGGCTCACAGatgtgtcctgtttttcttttgttctcattGTTCAGCCTCTGAATCCCAACCCAGACAGCAGGTGGAATAACTACTTCAAAGACAATGAGATTCTGCTACAAATTGATAAGGATGTGAGGTAAGGTGTTCATTTGCTCCGGATGAGTGGTCCCCACCACCGGGCCACTTGGTACCAGGCCGCAGTGGTAACAAGGTTGGGTGAAGTGTAATGTTGTTGGCAGGCGGCTGTACCCAGACATGGCGTTCTTCCAGCGACCCACAGAATACCCATGCCAACTCATCTTGGACCCTCAGAATGAGTACGAGACGCTGCGGCGACGAGTGGAACAGACCACGTTGAAATCCCAAACTGTAAACCGCAACCGCAGTGGAGTCAccaatgtaagtgtgtgtgtgtcagagagatgACCGGCGGGTCTCTTTAATCAATTTAGTGGTGATTATAAGTTATGAGAGGAACCCGTCCTGCATTGCATTATGGTTTTATATTTGCTGTCGATTTCTCTTCACTCCACTGGGTTACAGCTAGAAGAAAAAGGGTGAAATGTTGTCACACATTACCATTAGTCAGACAGTCAAATTGATTGTGTGTCCATTTGTACACTACCAAGTTTTACTCTTAGCTCCTGTGGTCGGGCTATTGGGCCCCCCTGATTTAGAGGGTTAATAGGTGCTGAGGTTAGTGAAGCTGCATGATATCAGTGGACTGGTTTCATAGTACAGGCCCCTGGTCTTTATTGTATTCATTGATGGACTGACTCAGCAGTATGTGGCCGCCTCTCCTTTTTACTTGATAAATATCATGTGCTGCACGTAATCCACATCAAACATTGTTTGCAGACTAATGGCGCCAGATGTGGTTAAACTGAATGTGCCCTCCCAGGTCAGCTCCCCTGGAAAGGCGTTCAACCTGTATCCATCCAACGAGTATGAGGTGCTGCCCAATGGCAGCGAAGCACACTGGGAGGTGGTGGAGCGGATCCTCTTCATCTATGCCAAACTCAACCCTGGGATCGCCTACGTCCAGGGCATGAATGAGATTGTTGGGCCAATCTACTATACTTTTGCCACAGACCCCAACAGCCAATGGAAAGgtgggttgctttgaaatgaaacatttgagatgttgttccttgaaaatgaaaaaaagtcccTTTTTCGACCTGTCTGCTTCGTTGTTCAGAGCACGCTGAAGCGGATACATTCTTCTGTTTCACCAACCTGATGTCGGAGAACAGAGACAACTTTATCAAGAGCCTCGATGACTCTCAGTGTGGCATCACCTACAAGATGGAGAGTGTGTACTCCATGCTGAAAGACAAAGACCTGGAGCTCTTTCTCAAGCTGGTAGGGAACCAGTGACTCCCACTAAGCATGTCCGCCTGACTCTTCTGTCGGTTCTGCTCCATTAGATAGAACTACATGCTATTAGGAATATTCCTGCTTTCCCAGGCAATGAAATGATTTAGTCTAGGTACCGTAACGTCCAAGATGAAACAAACTGGGTGTTTCAGTGAATCATTCAATTGTTTTCCTGATTAATCAATATTAAATTGTTCTATAAATTGTCAGCCATCCTGTGTTCATAGAATAGCTCTGTTCGTCTGAGGACAGAATATATAGTTTAGCCTGGTCTGGTGGACGTCCACAATGATATGGTCGTGTCCTCAccatgtctgtctctgtcctccgTCTACACAGGAAGAGCAGAACATCAAACCCCAGTATTTCACATTCCGCTGGTTGACCTTGTTGCTATCTCAGGAGTTCCTCCTGCCTGATGTCATCCGCATCTGGGACACTCTGTTTTCTGACCAGGACCGGTTCCACTTCCTCATCCTGGTGTGCTGTGCCATGCTCATGTGAGCGTTTCACATTATGGATCCTGTGCTGCGCAGCATTGATCGACCCGTATGGCTCTACATGTGACCCCTGGTTTCTATTCACAGACTCATCCGGGATAATCTACTGGCTGGAGACTTCACGGTCAACATGAGGTCACTGCAGGTCAGGCTCTTTAGGATCCACTGGGAAGCTTCATGTTTAGACCAACACAGTGCAGAAAAGATGGATTTATTTCCTCTCCTTTCAGGATTACCCCATCTCCGATGTGCACACCATCCTGACCAAGGCCAAAGATCTGCGGGACAACTCTTAACCTGTTGGCTCTTTGGCTCCTGCCATTTCTGCTCGGATGTGGGAGGTGAGAGTTGAAACATTACCCAACATTGTCATGGGACACATGCCTCGTGGGAGGACGCGATGGAAGAAAAGCGCCCCGCCGGCTGCTTTTTCCCTGGCTGGTGAGACGATTCCCTTCTTGGGAGCGCTGGTCCCTGTCCCACAGCCGTCTGTCCTGgagactgatgatgatgatgatggtggctGCACTGGACATGTGCCACATTAGTGCTACACTACAGATCTTAGTTTGTCAAAGGATTAAATGTTGCATTGCTTTGACCTACAGTGCGgtttgttctgtttgtgttttatttttcaaagttgAAGGTTTTTAATGTAACAAAAGTTGTTGTCCTCTGTTTAATCGTGTGAAACTGGAGACGGTATTTGTGGGACATTTTCTGTGTGGATCAAATAAATCTGAAGTAGTGGGTGTGGCTTATTAGTCACctgaaaaatgcttttttctttaACGTTGTTTTTCAACATGCCCCGTTTTCTCCTGTTGGGAACTTAATGTGATGGATGTCTTTGGCACAGCTAACAACTATTGAAAGAAGGCTGCTGCCTTTCACACTGAACATCTTTACTTTGGCACAATGCTTTGTACTGGTGTGACCTGCTGCCACCAGCCCACAGTAACTACCCTGAGTATTCTTTGAAACGTAGCAATCGTATTGCAATAGCATCCTGTTGATATCAATTCATACGTCACACCGCTTTAAGATACAAAACCATATTTTTCTAAGATAACAAAAGAAGCACAAGCAGCTGACTTTGCCTTAAAATGATCTTTAATTGACTAAACTTTTGCAAGCGTTTTTATTCCTCTGGGCGGAGGAAACGTTTCAGTCAGTTTGATCTGATAGCTTCTAGAGATTTCTCACCACAACTGATCCTTTGAATGAGAACAATATTTGATCTGCAGTATGTTAGTACATGATGCTCTGTGCTATATTCCCAAACAGTGACTAAGCCTATAGTAACACCTTCTGTTGTGTCAATCGGGGACAGATGACTGGCAACATCTGTATGTCTCTGTActatttgcttgttttttgaAGGCTTGGACAAAGTTAGCTGAAGATGCTCGGCTCAGCACAATGCATGGTGAGGACTAATGTCTTATCTTTCTGTTGAGCCAGCAGCTTTTGATTGAGCAGAAAAGGGTGTGAGCAGGGTTCAGTGTAAAGAGCCATTCTGCATGAAGCTCTTTTCTGATATGTTAGCTGGTGGATCTTAAGATTAGCAGTGGAGTGATGGAAAGCTGAAGTAGCATGACTGAACAACACTGTAGTCCTCCAGGATTCAGCATGATGTCGTTCAGGGTGAACACCTGCCCATACTATGGAGTCTGTGGCAGGCTGCTCATGTCTTGAGTTCAAATCTAAATGTGTATCTATGACCTGTTAAGAAGGTTCATTGGTGGAAAATGAATGACAGAAGCTGTTTAGAAGACCACTTGATACGCTGATAGAATCCTTACATGCATCCTGGTATGAGGAGCTCTATGAAGATCATTGATGAAATGCTTCTCTGTGGCACCATGAACAATCATTGTAATATCAGTCTTCATACACACACTTCAAATGGAAACCAAGCATTCCCACGGTCCCTGAGTTCCTTTCTCTTATGTGACCATTCTAATCAGAACACGCTATTGAAATGTGCTCTTCAAAAATGTTCAGGTTCGTGTTAGGGAAGTTCTGTTGACATTCACCTCCGTATGGAAGCGTTCAATGATTTTTAACGTGTTTTGTGGCTTGGTGTCGGAAGTGCACCTGAAGAGGATATTCTTCAAGATGAAATGCTTGATCCACAGTGAGTCCATGTTCAAAGATTTGATTATAAAATGTTTGCTCTGACAGCGTTTCCTCTCAAGCAGCAGCTTTCTTTTCAAGTGTTCCTTAGATATATCTATATCCAAAAGATTCAGTTCCCTCCGAAGgaccaaggtgtgtgtgtgtgtgtgcgctctgtcTCATGTCAATGAACTGCATGTTTCTAATTTTTTAAGCACATTTTTGTAAGGTGTACCATGATGCGACTTGTATATATGCTTTTCGTTTGCAGCCgtacattaaaatgaatgatggtATAAACTAAACGTCTGTCTTTGTGAAGCCGTGCAGTTGAGCAAATTCCCCATTGTGGATCAGTCCTCTTTAAAAACGGTGTAATTATTTAAACATGTGACTCCAGCAGCCTTTTCACAGTAAACATTTTGACACACCATTACAGGTGTAACTATGTGTAACTGTGACAACagatcctcctcgtcctctctgtTGACATCAGTTCCATGACACCAGGACACTCATGTTGTAGGCAACGTTGCTGATCTAGGATTTTTGTGTTACACATGAAATGAGTCCTGCTCACAAACAGCCTGAGGACCAGCTGCTGGTCTTCTGGAGAAGCTTTCACTGTCATATCCCGAAAGAACTAGTCGTGTTCATCAAGACATCAGCTTCAGAGTACATACAGGAAACAATAAATGATCAGGATTTTACATATCCTCACAAATGATTGTTACGGTTTCAATTCCCAGGATGTgttcaatgtttttaaaatgttacaatTGCTTTTGCGTTGGGAGTTATGGGGAATTGAAATATTTAATGCAGAGcatggacatttttttattacatttttgaagGATACTATAGGGTACGATACATTATTAAGATTATTCAAATAGTTTTATGAAATAGTTTGACAATTGTCCATTTCCTTTTATCTACAATTAGTGGGAAACCCGCTAATGTATGAGATGTCATGTGTCAATGCACTTTCAGAAACTTTGaagtttttgtatttattggtCAGGTTGGTCTTCGTAGTGTTTGTCTTCTTTAAGATAAGGATAAGGAAGTATTCAAATTGCATTTCTAAAACGCAGTAGTTAAGTCGTATATTAGTTTGTTGCATTATTTCTTATTAGTTATTAACAGACTCGTGAAGTCGTCATGTTGGATGGGACAATGCCCTTATTTTGAAGTCCGTTACCGTATGCCTAGTATATGCGTGTTCCGGTATAGACCACTGTGTTTTTCCAAGCTGCAGACTGCCGTCACATCGTATCTGACGGACGTGAGTTCCAGCTCTTCACCCAAAGATTCACTTTCAACAAACAGTTGTAAGTTCTATTTTATAAATAGTTCAAATCAGCATACAGACCCAATGTAAACGAGCAGCTAACGTTTCCCACAGGTCGGGGTTTCTATGAATATTATTCTAATGGTTCTGCTGATTCTAACATTACTCCATTACATCCACGGCCCGGACTGGCGGACATAGAAACAAACCAAGTGTGCAATTAACCGAAGCTTCGTGtcggactgtgggaggaaggcAGAGGGAATTACCGCTAACGCAAACGCTGCCAACTCCGCTCAAGCCAGCCTTCACTTCGAAAAAAAGTCCGCACGTTATTATGCAGTACACACGTATTTACTAAAGGCAGTAGTGACGTGTAAGAACTAACTTCAAATTAAGAACAGTTCCAGTGAACGTGATAGAACATGTTAAATTCATTCAATAAGTCTCAATTGTGTATTTACTTATATTAATAAAGAATAACTTTACACAGACCAGATGTATCATGACATTCCAATGGCTTATTCATGAGCCAACCTCTGTTGAATATCAGATTATATTTGAAACGACATGGTCCGTAGTTAAAAAATCAATTCACTACAGATTAATAGTACACTACCTCAGAGTGTCACCCGGGGATGATCAGGGCATTCTAATGCAGCATTTCAAAATACAAGCCtattaaaatgttgttgttcttctatACCAAACCTCTATtgattttcagattagatttcaAAGGAGATGTTCCACGTTAACATAATATTTCACTTCGGAATGATAGTACACCACCTCAAGGCTCACTCTGGGATAATCAGGATCTTCTGATGTCTGATATTtcagaatacattttaagtaaTTACACGTCCTCAGTTTCTTTGTCAATTGTTATGGACGAAACGCTTCAATGTCTCGACACATCGCTGGTGCTATCCGCCAACGTTACCCTGATAGGTAAATCCATCTATTCTAACATTTCTCCTGATTGGTTAATGCATTTACACAAATTAGGGATACAATCAAGTTATCTAGAAGTTGGTGTACTTTATAAGGAGTAAGTATTTCCTTGGGTGGTTGATTCCAAAGTTCAGGTTCACCCATTATCTGCCCTGAGACAATCATCCactatagatatatagatatagatagtcAATAGATCCATTCCCCTTGTTGTAGAAGGTTGGCAGCTTAGACCGGCAGCAGGTGTGTCTACATGTGTTTGCTTTAGGAGAAACCAAAGAGGAGAGTTTGTATAAATCCATTTGACCGGTAAGTGCTCTGTGAGGTAGTATAATTGTAGTGTATATGTACTTTCTGTGTATTATGGCTACTATGAGGTCAAGCTCcagtaaaatgacattttaggaGGGTGAAAGGACCATCTACTGTTTTGAATTGTGATTAAGTAACGTGGTCATTGCTGTCTGATAAGGAGTCTACAATACCTGACTCAGCTGAAGATGCCACAAGGGACCACAATGCAAATAATCCTAGTAAATCAATGTTTTGACATTGGCTCTAACTACTTTTTATACAATTGTGTAGTTTTCTCCAGAAATGTACTTTTGTTGTAACTGCTAACAAATCAAAGTAATGTGAAATGTGTTCTAATTAGGACTCTAAGGCAAAAAAAGCTAAACCATCGGTGGGCCGTAATAATTTACCTCTGAAACTCAGTTGCCTAGAAAGTACAATATAAGGTATTGATTATGGAGGATGATTATGTTGGGTGAAACACAACTTTATTGGAATATGCATCGTGTCATTACATTATATCCAAATTAATATGTTAAAtctttcaaaatacattttttcaaatttaaTCACAGATCACAGATTTGCCCAAGGTTTTAAAGTCTGTACGCATACAACTCTCCAACATGAACTAACTGTGGGGGAAAGGGAAGAACAAGGACCAGAGACAACGAAGTTGTCATGTGACAGTGTTTGTGGCCCCAAGATAACTGTGAATGCAGTTACCAACCCAGCGTCAGAAGCAGGGGGTCCTCGCCCTTCAGAGAGGTGGCAGCGATGCCCTGTTGATGGACTGTTTTTCTTGGGGAGTGTATAACATCTTCTTAGAGAGAGTCAGTAGAGCGAAGTGAAGCCTGCTTTGTACTTCAGATACTCTGGTGCTGTTATTCTGCGTTGTTCAGCATGTGTTTATCTCCGATCACGTATCCATCCCCAGGTGTGTCTGATGCAGTACTGCAGTACTCGGGGCGGCGTCCATGGACGGGACTTCTGTGAAGTTCTGTTTTCGGGATTCGCTCCCGACGGTGGAATGTTCATGCCTGAGGAGGTCCCTGTGCTGAGCCCGAACACCTTGAGGAGCTGGACGGGGCTGACCTACACACAACTGGTGGTGGAGGTTGCCTCACTATTCATCCCCACTCACCTTATCCCCCGACTGGACCTGGAGGGTGAGCTGGAGTAATATTACACACTGTATATACTGGTCTAAAAACTAGTCATGGTTAGTGTAGGTGTGTAGTGTGAGTGGTGGAAgtaggacccaaacgcagacccctaggtttttacacaaaaaaacggctttattagaaaacaggacatgaacccccACCTTGACAGTTAGTGTATACCTACAAAGGTAACTTCTAGGCATAAGGCAAGAAGAAACTCTTTTCAATGTGACTCAAATAGCTTAAGTATATGTAAATGTTAAGTGAttatctttctttctccccgtCCCAGTCCTTGTGGCCGAAGCCTTGACTGGTTTCTCTGTACCTGAGGTGCTGAGAATTGCCCGACTGAAGGACGGTCTGTCAATCCTGGAGCTCTTCCATGGAGAGACGTTGGCCTTTAAGGACCTGGCCATGACCTGCACAGTGCGCTTCCTCAACTATTTCCTCCAGAAACAGAATCGCACAGCTATTGTTCTTGTAGGTAAGACTTAACCGcaataaaaacagcaacagcggtaaaaaaaacaaaggcaaaaTCGACATGAGGACTTCATATGAGCGGACTAGTgcagatggagggatggagtgAGTGATGAAGTTACTCCACTGGATGGAGTGAATTACGGAGTTACACCCGTGGATGGGTTGAGTGACGTAGTTACACTCTTGGATGGGTTGAGTGACGTAGTTAAACCCGTGGATGGATTGAGTGACGTAGTTACACTCTTGGATGGGTTGAGTGACGGAGTTAAACCCGTGGATGGATTGAGTGATGGAGTTACACACATGGATGGATTGAGTGATGGAGTTACACACGTGGATGGGGTAAGTGATGGAGTTCTTAATAGGTTGTCGCTCTCTCTGCAGTGTTTCCACTGGTGTCATCTATGCACCACGTGATCGGCTTGTGGAGCAACGTGTTATTACTCCACCTGCAAAGGGTCAACCCTTCTATTTCATGAAGCGTGCTTATGTTAGATCTGTCCACATATGTGTGATTGTTCTATTAAATAATGATATCGCTGATCACACAGActcatatttatattcatttgctTAGATTATATCAGCTGAACAAAAATGTGGATTTGGTCAGATGGGCTGTGTGTCCCACCTTTAACTAGTCCTCCCAATTAAGAGACCAATTCCATTGTTTGTTCATTCCTTCCGAGAACCAGCCATCAAAGACTGTAAGTTGACTGTCAGTAAGAAACGGGAAGCAATCCTCTTCCCTCCTACATGGGAGCAAGGAGTTTGTCAAACTACAAGGCTGTTATAGTTGATTGTTGAGTgtgaaaatgttaatgttaatcaGAGTAAGGTACAAAAGCAATGATGGAATTAACAGGCATGAATGGGTTCCCAAAGACGATGCTATGGACCACAGAAGAGATGATAAATGGAATGAATGGTAATCCGTCAGCATGTGGCTGTGCTCTCCAGGTACATCAGGAGACACAGGTGGCTCAGCAATCCAGAGTGCGAAAGGTCTCAAGGGGTTGGACTTGGTGGTTGTTTACCCCCGAGGACGCATCACACCAGTCCAAGAGAAACACATGATCACCTGCCTGGAGGATAATGTCCATGTGTTTGCTGGTAAATCCAAAGAAGGACCAACAGCTGCTTTCACACAATCTATCACCATCAAATgacgtgtgtttttctctctggaGCCGACGGCAGCTCAGATGACATCGATCGGCCTCTGCGCCGTCTCTTTGCAGACCAGGAGCTGGTCAGTTCTCAAAGTCTCATGAGCCTCAACTCAGTCAACTGGTCTAGAGTCATGGTCCAGCTCGCCCACTTCATCTACGCTTACCTAGAGCTCAGTGGTATTGAGCACACACAGGCTGACGGAGGCCTGCCTGAGCTGGAGGTGGTGGTGCCCACTGGAGGGGCCGGAAACATTGCTGGTAGGTTGAAATCtatttgaattgaatgtttATTTCCCTCAAATGTCCATCTTTTAAATCATTGATACTCAGCCTTGAATATCCAGGT encodes:
- the tbc1d13 gene encoding TBC1 domain family member 13 isoform X2, translating into MIIQPGIAKANMGLSREDVTMEDHPLNPNPDSRWNNYFKDNEILLQIDKDVRRLYPDMAFFQRPTEYPCQLILDPQNEYETLRRRVEQTTLKSQTVNRNRSGVTNVSSPGKAFNLYPSNEYEVLPNGSEAHWEVVERILFIYAKLNPGIAYVQGMNEIVGPIYYTFATDPNSQWKEHAEADTFFCFTNLMSENRDNFIKSLDDSQCGITYKMESVYSMLKDKDLELFLKLEEQNIKPQYFTFRWLTLLLSQEFLLPDVIRIWDTLFSDQDRFHFLILVCCAMLILIRDNLLAGDFTVNMRSLQDYPISDVHTILTKAKDLRDNS
- the tbc1d13 gene encoding TBC1 domain family member 13 isoform X1 — encoded protein: MSSAYKNRILEFKETLSEENINLKTLRELCFNGIPFEGGIRALCWKILLNYLPSDQTLWESFLKKQREVYSQFLKEMIIQPGIAKANMGLSREDVTMEDHPLNPNPDSRWNNYFKDNEILLQIDKDVRRLYPDMAFFQRPTEYPCQLILDPQNEYETLRRRVEQTTLKSQTVNRNRSGVTNVSSPGKAFNLYPSNEYEVLPNGSEAHWEVVERILFIYAKLNPGIAYVQGMNEIVGPIYYTFATDPNSQWKEHAEADTFFCFTNLMSENRDNFIKSLDDSQCGITYKMESVYSMLKDKDLELFLKLEEQNIKPQYFTFRWLTLLLSQEFLLPDVIRIWDTLFSDQDRFHFLILVCCAMLILIRDNLLAGDFTVNMRSLQDYPISDVHTILTKAKDLRDNS
- the thnsl2 gene encoding threonine synthase-like 2, translating into MQYCSTRGGVHGRDFCEVLFSGFAPDGGMFMPEEVPVLSPNTLRSWTGLTYTQLVVEVASLFIPTHLIPRLDLEVLVAEALTGFSVPEVLRIARLKDGLSILELFHGETLAFKDLAMTCTVRFLNYFLQKQNRTAIVLVGTSGDTGGSAIQSAKGLKGLDLVVVYPRGRITPVQEKHMITCLEDNVHVFAADGSSDDIDRPLRRLFADQELVSSQSLMSLNSVNWSRVMVQLAHFIYAYLELSGIEHTQADGGLPELEVVVPTGGAGNIAAGYIVKQMGLPLKLVAMVNSNDIVHRTVTVGDFSMASNVTQTLAPAIDIQDPYNMERLFWLLLARDGATVRNMMKEFQQSHRYSLPENQRRLLSQVLSTGTVTDEGILETMRRCWEENQYVLCPHTAVAVWHHYHCPLSPGLNRCYIATASPAKFQATVQRAGLTFELPEAVLALDKLATRYQNLERSLNWCKDWEDILREKIHSVSSARKTKRC